Genomic DNA from Deltaproteobacteria bacterium:
CAGGGAATAAAAATGCTGTCTGCGTTAGCGCCCATCCATTAACCGCATCGTCATCACAATTAAAAGAATCTGATTGATGTCCGTGCTCAGCCCAAAAAGTATTACCACCTTTATCATAATATCTTGCAGCGCGAGTTTTCATTAAATAGTTATCGTGGTTGCCATAAAGAATACGCGTAGGCAAACGTGGGTGGTTCTGCAAACTCTCAAGTAAACTAACGGTTTTACCAACTTTGCGATTTTTCTTAGTGCGATTACGCCAAAAATCTACAAAAAAATTAGCACCAGGATTATATGATACCCTTTCACTAAATCCACATTTCATACCAATCCAAAAATCGTAACAATCACCAAGTTGGGTTAAATCTATATTACCGAGACTATGCGGGCGATCACGCAATAACTTAAGAAACTTAACTAGGTCATCGCCAGCATCTTGAAAAATATCAGCGCCTTTTTGCACACGACTGCCATAATAATAGCCATACCACTCACGTGCCTCTTTACGTTGCATTATGCCATCATTCTGAATGCTATTAGGTACATCTATTGATTCCATGGCCCCTAACTGTTTGCCTAAAGCACTCAATGAATAGCCAGCAAATACTGTTGCTAAACTAGGTGGGGTACTTAATGTTAAGCCTGCTTGCAAACCCATGTAATAAACAATCGATTTTACATTATCGTTTAGGCTTAAACGCCCGCAGCTTAATACTTCGTCTCGACCTAGTTCGGCACCTTTAGGCTTTATGTAAGTATCAGCTTCATCGGATATTACCGGCAAATGCAAGTCGCCTAAAAACACATGAATATTTTTAGTATCGAGGTTGGGGCAACGAGTATCATGCGCTGTCATCGCACTGATTACTTCAACATCGCCTAAGCCATGAGTTCGATTAGTATCGCTTGAAAGATGATCGAGTAATGGTTTGATTTTGTTTATGTATATGGGTTCTTTTTTAATTTTTTTATCAATGTTTTTATCATACGTAATTCCCTCGTAACCATTTTGCGAAAACGCACACAATACCGCCATATTGCCACAAACCACGCCAAACTCACGATGACGCGGGTGATTTTTTGCGTTTTTAGGACCGTCGCCTGTCCAACAACCAACATCAAGGCAAAGAATTTGTGCTATGTCAGGCGGTGCCATTTTAGCTCGCCCGTCAACACATACCTTGGTTGTATAACCATTTATGTTGCACAATTCATCTGGATTGTACCAATATTCAATATCAGGCAATAAATTTCGCGAATCCAAATTTTTAACAAAATCTGTAAGATAAGCCGTTACTGTGTTTGCATCGAAAAAACCTTTTGCTTCAGTCGCCATGACTTAATCTCCCTCCTTTATATTTGTTATATTAATGCTTGAGTTTGCTTTTTGGGGATGATACCGTCTTCGATAAAGGTGGTGTCCAGATATCACGCCCTTTGGGGTAATCGCGAAAAGAAGAATAAATTCTATCACTCCAACGAATATAAAACTTATAAAAATACGGTTTGCGGTCAAATTTTGCATCGCTTTTAATTTCAATTTTAAATATTCCGCCATCTTTGGTGTCAAAGCCATAACCATCTTCAATAGGGTCATTTAAATGAGCAATTGCAACAGGTTCGCCATTTTGACTAACTTGTATATTAAAAATATATTCTGATGGGTCAGGTTCAATACTAATAGATGCCTTTTTTTGCGGTGCTAATTCAACCAGATAAGCATCATTAACTTTACTAACATCACCATCAGGTATTTCACGCACTACTACTTCACCGGGCAAAATGCCCCGCACCCCGGGTGGAGTTTGTGGTTTTATTAAGCGCTCAATCAAATGTACATCTTCAACTTCAATCCAGTATTCAGTTACTGAACCTATCAGCCCGCCACTGTCGCCTTTCATACTAGTGGCTTTCATGCCATATTTGCCGCCAAAAATCCGACCATCGCTAATGGTAAAAACTTTATAGGCTATCGCATTAATCGGCTTGCCATACACCCATCTTTCAAACTTTATTTTGTCACCAAAACTAATTGATGTAAAATTCGGGCCACCAACGACCGGGTAACCACATAGTTCTTCAATTTTATCAGGCCGAAATGGAAACGGATTTTCTTCGTATACGTAGCGTTCCTCTGGCGGCAAGCTACATCCACTTGTGCTTATAAGCCCAACTACTCCAGATACAGCGCTACTTAACGACCCGACTATTGACAACCATTTACGTAATGACATTTATAGCCTCCCAAAAATTATCAATAACCATTATTTTTTAAGCTTAACCCCCATAGACTTCACTGAGTTTGGCTGCCGTAGCTTCATCAAGCTCACCAGATATTTCAAGTTCGTTGTCCTCTTGAAATTGTTGCACAGCAATTTGCGCTTCTGGAGTAAGCTCTGCAACAAGCTCGCCGTTAAAATAACCTAGGCTACGCAAGCGCAATAATGCGCCTTCTATACTTGCTGACGGCAGCAACTCATCGTCACTTATTTCAATTGGCCAATTAAGCTGCGTGCCTTCGGGGTATTCATCTATCCATATGGTAAGCTGACCCACGCTTGCATCTTTTGGTATAGTCTCGTTCAAATAGCCGTCACCATCAGTAGTACCTTCATACCTACCGCCAGCAACAATAAGCCGATAGTGCTTATCAGCAAAAACATTAAGATCTGCGTCATGAACTTGCAGCTTAAGCTCTCGCGTTTGTGCTAGTTCATCTTGCGCATTAGCCGCGGCTGCCGCGCCACCGCCACAATTAAGATTAACCTGACCACCATTAATATTAGCATTAGCGCAAAGTATTGAGTACCTGCGCGGCATCACAATTATAGGCATCGTCTTCTTCTATATGTTCGCTGCGTGCATTTTTAACCACCACTTGATATTGGCCGCCGACTTTATCTGTACGATTAAGTGTTACGTCACTGACTTGGTTGCCTAACACCTTCATGATTTGGTTTTGTTCAACTAACTGCGTTTGCATACCGGCAACTGTAGTTAAATCGTCACCCCCAATACGTACGAAGCGATCTTGCTGCGCCTCTTCGACCAAATTTCGCTGTGCATGTAATAACAACTCCTCGGCACCCGCCGTATCTTCAAAAGAAAGCTCATTATGCCCCCAACCACCCGGCGTACTACTGGTACGAATGCCGCTGCGTGATTTTTCGCCTGGTAAAACCCAAGGCCAAAGATTGCTGCCATTAAATAAACAACCAGTAATGACAGGGTAATCAGGATTGCCGTGCATAAAAGTAACTACAACTTCGCTACCAGCGCGTGGCAAAAATTGAAAACCGAATCCTGCACCTGCCAACGGTTGCGCCAAACGGATCCAACAAGAGTTTGTGCCCTTCTTTTTTGCTGATAGATCCCAATAAAAACGCACTTTGATCCGCCCATGCTTATCAGTATAAATTTCTTCACTACCACTGGCTTCGACAATCGCGGTTTCAGCCACATGAACAACACGACGCTCTGGTGTCGCTGGGCGATAAGCTACTTCAGCCGGTACACAGGTAAAGACATTGCGATAAGCCTCGGTGAATTTATTATCAGCATTAGCAGTTGGCACTTCACCATGATGCTCAATTGCGACTACGGTATAGTCGTGGTCAACTTGCTCAAAAGGATGTCCGGCAAGATGAAAAAAATACCCTGGCAGTAAACGCCAATTGCGACTAGCTCCTTTTGCCATATAGGCGTTTCGCCGTAATTGCGATAAAGCTTTCTGGGCGTCTGGCGTTTCCACTACTACCTTTTTCGGGTTTGATTCATGCCGAGTATAGCTTGCATGAGTATGAATGAAATAACACGTATCTCTTCTTGTGAACATAAAGGCGTATAAAAATCAAAACCCAATTTAGCATTGAACTGCTGCCCTAAAAAATCTTCAATGAGTTTCATTTTATGCCACCCCCGTTTTTTGCGATTTGGGTGATGTTATTTCAATTACCCCACCATATTGGCAGTTACATTTTGAGTCTGGCGTTAAAGCTGCTTGCTTGCCAATCTTCACAGAGTTTGAACCTGGGGTCCACGGACTAGTAGTAACAGGCTCGCATGGTTGTGGGGTTAAAGTACCATTAGCAGCTGCAGTAGCCGCAGCGACTTGCGGGTTAGCTAGCGACCGACATAAACCAAATGGCGAAATATTAGTGTTAGGTTGATAAGCCTGTATGGTGGCGGCGTATTGATCTTCACAATTAGTATTGTCGTCGGGCAAAACACTAAGTGTACCTGGTGCGCTACCCATCGAACATTTTAATTGTGCACCATGAATAACTAGCAATGCCATTTTATAACTTAGCCTCCCTTTTTTAAGGCACTATCATATATTAGCAATTCAAATAAATCCAAATAACCAAACAAAATCAAAGTATTCTGAACTCTCCTGCATATGTGGGGATACTAGTCAGGGGGTGTCCCTAAACTAAGAAATTTACACTATTAAAAGTCGCTATGGTTAAACTTTTTGGGTTTTCGCTTAAATTAACCACATTGCGATAAATCTACGCGAAATCTTTATAAATTATTTAAATTCTCAGTTGTGGACGATGGTGTCGTGTGGTACCGATTTTTATTGGATGAACTGGGATTTTTTACCACACAACGATATTCGCACGGTCCTCACCGCGCTTGTAGATATTGTTGTCGTTGCTTACCTTATCTATCGAATTTTATTGCTGATTCGCGGTACGCGCGCACAGCAAATATTAGTGGGCATTGGCCTTATTGTCGCTGGTTTTTTTACTGCTAACCTGCTTGGCTTGCGCACCCTGTCGTGGATCCTTGATAATTTCATCAGCTCATTCTTATTGATAGTTATAGTAGTCTTTCAGCATGATATCCGTCGTGGCCTTTCACGCGTTGGCCGCCGCCCCTTCTTTGGCGGTTCAGCTTATGGTCAAGGTGTTTATATTGTAGATGAAATAACCCGTGCTGCTGAAACCATGGCACAAGATCGCTTGGGGGCCATTATTTTAATCGAACGAGAAGCTGACCTCAGTGAGCTTGCCGAAACCGGCATTCGTTGTGATGCAAGAATTTCAACCGGCCTTTTAATGCAAATATTCACCCCTCCTGGTCCGCTTCATGATGGAGCGGTTATTGTGCAAAATGGGCGCATCTCTGCTGCTGCGGTATTTTTGCCACTCACGCAAAATCCACGCCTTGACCCATCGCTTGGCACGCGTCATCGCGCTGGTGTTGGTGCCACCGAAGAATTAGATGCTATAGCAATTATCGTCAGTGAAGAACGTGGTCAAATATCAATTGCCGAAGGAGGCACTTTAACCCGTGATCTCGACAGCGCCATGATGCGTAAAGTATTGCAACGCTACTTTGGTGCTCGTCCTCGTCCACCTTCACGCCGTCGTGAACTCACGGGCAAACGTATTATTAAGTAACTAACCATGACTCTATCGTTTATTACGAAAAATATTACCCTTAAATTATTTTCGCTGATTGTTGCTAGCTTGCTCTTCTTATTTGTCAATATCGAAAGCGGCACTTCAGCCGATGTAGATTTTCGTCTCGAATATCATTTACCTGACGACATCATAATTGTTGGCGATGCTCCAACGCAGTTACATGCAACCCTGCGTGGTCCTTGGGCTGCGGTGCGCTCGTACGATATTGCTGATCTCAAACCAGTAATAATCGATATTAAAAATGCCGGGCCAGGTAGTTTTCGTCGCACAATCGATATTAACGAAATAACTCCACCCGGGGGTATGCGAGTAATTTCTATACGCCCAACTGAAATTGAACTTGTCTTAGACCGCCGCGTCGAACGTCAAGTAGCGGTACAAACAGATATCGTCGGCAAACCTGACCTTGGTTATGAAGTTGCAGCTATTGAAACAACACCTGAGAAAGTATGGGTTAGCGGTCCAGCAAAAAAAGTTGAAACACTCGACGCGATTCCTACCCGCGTAATCGATATTGAAGGCAGACGTGAAGATATTTCTGTTGATATCGAAATTAAGCCACCACTTGCCCCCATTCGTCTTAAAGAAAAACGAGTTAGTGTCACTATACGTATTGCCGAAGAACTTACAACTCGTTCATTTGAAAATTTGCCCGTTCGTGTTGATGGAGCACCAATTGGTATCTCTGCTATACCTGATAAAGTAACTGTAAAATTAAAAGGCCCAAAAAATCTTGTAGAAAATATAGAGCCAAGCACCATCATTCCATATGTTGATATAACCCAAGAAATAAACGAAGGTGCCTTAGTGATTGATAAAATGGTCAGTCTACAAGGTAATCCTGAGCAAACCCAATGGATAGGTACAGCTCCTAAGGTGCAAATAATTATAGGCAAAAATAAAAACCGCATCAGAAAGAAAAAACCATCGCCAAGGAATTAAATAATGACCTTTCGCAAAAGCTTTACAGCTAATTCAATGCATAAACGTTCATGCAAAAATTCTAGCGCTGCTGCTTTAACACTAGAGGCAAAATTAGCGTCAACTCGCAAGAAAAAAACCTCACGCGCAAACCGTGAGCGGCGAACTACTCATACCGCTAAGAATGAAAAGCCACGTATAGTAGAAAATATTGAAGCTGCATCAAACCATCGCGAGCGACGCTTATTTGGCACCGATGGTGTCCGTGGTGTTGCAAATGTCTTTCCGATGACTTGTGAAACCGCACTCGCTCTTGGGCGCGCAGTGGCTTATCAAGCACGCCGTGGCAATCATCGCCATAGCATCATTATTGGCAAAGACACTCGCTTGTCTGGTTACATGATTGAAATGGCATTTGCTAGTGGCGTTTGCTCAATGGGGGTTGATGCAGTATTTGTCGGCCCAATGCCAACTCCAGCAGTTGCTTTTCTCACTCGTGATATGCGCGCTGATGCTGGTGTAGTTATTTCTGCAAGCCATAATCCATTTGCGGATAACGGTATTAAAATTTTCGCTCGCGATGGTTTTAAATTACCCGATAAAGATGAAATAGAACTTGAAGATTATATGCATGATGAAAAAGTAGGCAAAGTTCGCCCCACCAAAGGTGCCGTTGGCAAAGCCTTTCGCATTGATGATGCTCCCGGTCGTTATATGGTTGGTTTAAAAAGTGTATTTCCTTCGGCGCTAAATCTTGAAGGGTTAAAAATAGTTATCGATTGCGCTAATGGCGCTGCTTATAAAGTCGCTCCGACGGTATTAAAAGAACTTGGTGCTGCGGTTTACCCTATTAATGTCAACCCCGATGGTCGCAATATAAACCACAAATGTGGAGCCTTACATCCTCAAGGGGTTCAATCGTTAGTACGACGCGTTGGCGCAGATATTGGTTTAGCGCTTGATGGTGACGCCGACCGTTTAATTGTTGTTGATGAGCAAGGCCAAATAGTTGATGGCGATTTATTACTTGCTATCGGCGCTGCTGATTTGTTGCGTGAAAAACGGCTACACAAAAAAACTTTAGTTACTACAGTTATGTCAAACCTCGCTCTTGATAAAAAAATCAAAAAGCTTGGTGGCCATGTGATCCGTACTAAAGTGGGCGACCGCTATGTCGTCGAAAAAATGCGCGCTAATGGTTATAATTTTGGCGGTGAACAATCTGGCCACCTCATTTATCTTGATCATGCCACAACAGGCGATGGCATGGTGGCTGCACTTAAATTGCTTGCTGTTTTACGTAGCCAAAATGCTCAAATGTCAGAACTGCGAAAAATGATTGTACCATTCCCGCAGGCGTTAATTAACGTAACTGTTAAAGAAAAACGCCCAATAGAAGAACTTGATAATGTACAAAAACTTATTCGTAATATAGAGCGCACTCTGGGCAATGATGGTCGGGTTATGGTACGTTTTAGTGGCACCGAGCCTAAAGTACGAGTGCTTGTTGAAGGCCCTGAGTTGGCGCAAGTAGAAACTTGGGCTAAAAACATTGCCGATCAATTAGCAAAAGACCTTGGCTGATTTAGCAATTATTTAACACCAATTTTAAAAATGGCCTGAAGGAGGCCAAAATAGATGTCAGGACGTATTGAAAACGCAATTTGTAAAAGTAAAATTATGTCCGCCGACGAGGCTGCGCAACTAATTCATAATGGCGCTACTATCGGCATGAGTGGTTTTACGGGTGCTGGCTACCCAAAAGCTGTGCCGGTAGCTTTATCTAAACGGGCTCTTGATGAGCGCTTTTTAGGCAAACCTTTTCGTGTCAATGTCTTAACTGGTGCCTCAACCGGCCCTGAACAAGATACGGCAATGTCTATGACCGAAACGACCTCGTTTCGTTTTCCATATCAAGGTGACCCTGCCACTCGCGATAAAATCAACGCTGGCGTTATTGAATATCAAGACATGCATTTATCACATGTCGGTTCATTAGTTCGATATGGCTATTATGGTAAAATAGATTATGCCATCGTTGAAGTAACCAA
This window encodes:
- a CDS encoding peptidoglycan-binding protein; this encodes MMPRRYSILCANANINGGQVNLNCGGGAAAAANAQDELAQTRELKLQVHDADLNVFADKHYRLIVAGGRYEGTTDGDGYLNETIPKDASVGQLTIWIDEYPEGTQLNWPIEISDDELLPSASIEGALLRLRSLGYFNGELVAELTPEAQIAVQQFQEDNELEISGELDEATAAKLSEVYGG
- the tssI gene encoding type VI secretion system tip protein VgrG gives rise to the protein METPDAQKALSQLRRNAYMAKGASRNWRLLPGYFFHLAGHPFEQVDHDYTVVAIEHHGEVPTANADNKFTEAYRNVFTCVPAEVAYRPATPERRVVHVAETAIVEASGSEEIYTDKHGRIKVRFYWDLSAKKKGTNSCWIRLAQPLAGAGFGFQFLPRAGSEVVVTFMHGNPDYPVITGCLFNGSNLWPWVLPGEKSRSGIRTSSTPGGWGHNELSFEDTAGAEELLLHAQRNLVEEAQQDRFVRIGGDDLTTVAGMQTQLVEQNQIMKVLGNQVSDVTLNRTDKVGGQYQVVVKNARSEHIEEDDAYNCDAAQVLNTLR
- a CDS encoding DUF4280 domain-containing protein, yielding MALLVIHGAQLKCSMGSAPGTLSVLPDDNTNCEDQYAATIQAYQPNTNISPFGLCRSLANPQVAAATAAANGTLTPQPCEPVTTSPWTPGSNSVKIGKQAALTPDSKCNCQYGGVIEITSPKSQKTGVA
- the cdaA gene encoding diadenylate cyclase CdaA — protein: MNWDFLPHNDIRTVLTALVDIVVVAYLIYRILLLIRGTRAQQILVGIGLIVAGFFTANLLGLRTLSWILDNFISSFLLIVIVVFQHDIRRGLSRVGRRPFFGGSAYGQGVYIVDEITRAAETMAQDRLGAIILIEREADLSELAETGIRCDARISTGLLMQIFTPPGPLHDGAVIVQNGRISAAAVFLPLTQNPRLDPSLGTRHRAGVGATEELDAIAIIVSEERGQISIAEGGTLTRDLDSAMMRKVLQRYFGARPRPPSRRRELTGKRIIK
- a CDS encoding phosphoglucosamine mutase → MHKRSCKNSSAAALTLEAKLASTRKKKTSRANRERRTTHTAKNEKPRIVENIEAASNHRERRLFGTDGVRGVANVFPMTCETALALGRAVAYQARRGNHRHSIIIGKDTRLSGYMIEMAFASGVCSMGVDAVFVGPMPTPAVAFLTRDMRADAGVVISASHNPFADNGIKIFARDGFKLPDKDEIELEDYMHDEKVGKVRPTKGAVGKAFRIDDAPGRYMVGLKSVFPSALNLEGLKIVIDCANGAAYKVAPTVLKELGAAVYPINVNPDGRNINHKCGALHPQGVQSLVRRVGADIGLALDGDADRLIVVDEQGQIVDGDLLLAIGAADLLREKRLHKKTLVTTVMSNLALDKKIKKLGGHVIRTKVGDRYVVEKMRANGYNFGGEQSGHLIYLDHATTGDGMVAALKLLAVLRSQNAQMSELRKMIVPFPQALINVTVKEKRPIEELDNVQKLIRNIERTLGNDGRVMVRFSGTEPKVRVLVEGPELAQVETWAKNIADQLAKDLG